A region of the Anolis carolinensis isolate JA03-04 chromosome 1, rAnoCar3.1.pri, whole genome shotgun sequence genome:
gggtcAGTCTTATTTTGGGGTTGACAATATAGTGTACACAGGGAGCATCCAACTCCTCTGTtaggccagctccactggctgccagtctgctaccaagcacaattcaaagtgctggctttagcctataaagccatgAACGGCTCTGGCCCAGCTGACCTGTCCaaagtctggggggggggggaggccctgctctaggTCCACCCCTCTCGCAGGCTGGgaggagagacagggccttctcagtgttggcccctcggctatggcaCTCCCTTCCCaatgatattagatcagcccctccctCTTAGCCTTTAGAAGATAAACACTTGACTGTGGGATCGTGCTTTTAGTGAATAGAGCAGTGCAATAACAGATCTTGAAAGTATGAACTTAACTATGGAAAGGCCTGGATTATGATTATGCatggtgtgattttaactgtAATGTTTTTAAACGTTTAATAATGtcagtttttaatgtaatttaattttaacatctgtattatatgttttaaggcattgaataactgcctccatgtaagccgccttgagtccccttccgggtagggaaaggcggggtagaaatagagcaaataaaaaaaacaaataaataaaattgggagAAGCAGATAGTCCCCCCTCTTCTTCGCTTCTGCTTTTCCCGTCTGACAGaatgaatggggttggactggatggtcccatGGGATGATCTCTTCCCACTCTGGGATTCTCGAAATTGGAGTTCAGTGTctgctcccctcccctcccctcagacATCTGCCCCGTTCTTTAGTTCCCCAAAAACATCTCTTCccgttggagcccccagatggcgtagtggactaagtgacttgaaggttgggttgctgacctgaaggctgccaggttcgaatcccaccggggagagctccctctatcagctccagctccatgcggggacatgagagaagcctcccacaaggatggtaaaaaaaaacatcaaaacatccgggcgtcccctgggcgccaattctctcactccagaagcgactcaagttgctcctgacacggaaaaaaaaaacctcttcccGTCATTTTGTAATAAAGAATCCCGGGTATCAAAAGCACAAgtccctcccattgctgctttttCCCTTCTCCTGTCGCTTGGGTGAATCTGGCTGGGGAGccaaagccgctttgagtctctttacgGAAAGAAAattagggtataaataaacataataagaatAAGAGCCCCCCTAGAATGAGACACGACCATGCACTTAGTGCAGAGGTCTTCCTCTCTTTCCAACACATCTGTGTAGGGAGTGAGAGAGAAAGTGAGGCCGTCGCTTTAAGAAAGGGGCGGCGGGGCTCCTGGAGGGCTCAAGGGGGGAGTCCGGGGCCTTTCGCCTCCCGCCCAAAGAGCCCCCCTTCCTTGCCCTCCAGCCAGGGCGAGGGAAGGGGCTCCTCGCAAAGCCACGCGAGAGCCCACGAGGCAGCCCGCCAAGGAGGAGGGAGCTCGGGTGGTTCCTCCCGTCCCTTGTCCTTGGCGTTCAAGTCAAATGCCTCCTTCCTCCCGCTCCCGGCTCGCCTTGTCCTGAGCAGGAAAAATAGGGAGCTTGGAGTGGTTTGGGGATGCTGTTCCCACGTTTATGGACAGCCACCCCTTCCTCCGCTACCTCAGCTCGTCCTGAGTGGATATGAGAAGGGCTCTTAGGCCCCTCAAAGAGACGGAATTGGGAGACTGGACGCCTCTTCAAGACGGCtttgtggggggtggggggacggGGATTGAGGACAGGTGGGGCCGTAAAGTGGGGCAATTTGAGCAggtccgtagccagaaaaaaaattcagaggggggatttaaactttttttagagaatcatgaagagtagttccataatgcaaaataatttcgaaatcaggctccatcgaaaaacttcagtggacactcaagacagataaacttcagtggacactcagggggattgggttaaccagttaaaattcatgactaaatcagggtttttttaaaaaaaactgaaaattttcggggggtgaacccctacacccccttggctacagccctgggttTGGGTCATCATCATCCCTCTCTCGCTTCTTCCTCAGCGCCTTCCGTCCCCGTCTCCACAGCCTCAGGCGGGAAGTTTCCACTTCGTatccctctctctgtgtgtgtttgtgcctgTCATGAAAACTATTCCTTCTCCTCCGTCTATCCTGGGATGCTTCCCGCGTCAGAGATGAACAGACAAAGGGTCTCGAATGAAGCAACGACTCGGGTCCGAAACCCGGCTTGTGTCTAAATCTTTTCGGGGTTCGTTGTgaatctcttcctcttcctccttctcctcctcgtcGCCGTCGTTGTTGTCATGTCAGTCACGTTGAAAAAGAACATTAAAAGGGAGAACGGCTGtgtgagggagagggagggagaaagggaaggaaggaaggtgatccATTACTCGCCCTGGTCACTCCCTCAGCTGTTCCCTGGCGACTCCACCCCAGCCATTAGCCAGGCGCCGAAGAGGAGAGCAAGCCCGGCTCAAATTTAAGAAAGAGACGAAGccgagcagcaggaggaggaggaggatggcgcTGGCTtgttttcccttctctctctctcgcagAGAAGCACCAAGCCAAGCCGGCTCGAAATGTGGCAGAGTTTGGAAACCCAGCCACAGCACTgatattatacagggtgtttgaaaaagaactccctattcaccacttaatttaaatggtgaatagggcaTTCTTTTCAAACACGCTGCATATAAAGTGTCAACTGCTCGCTTGGAAGAGCCGAAAGGTCTGCTGTGGAGACTCACTAtcgccaaaaacaaaacaaaaaaaagagtcTTCGGTCGCCCTGCAACTAAAACAAGTTTAAAATAACCAgacaactgggttgctgtgaattttccggactgtctggtcatgttccagaagcattctctcccgacgtttcgcccacatctatggcaggcatcctcagaggttgtgaggtatattggaaactaaacatGGGAGGTTTATATGGCCtccaacggacaagagttctttctcccaccctggaccttccacagatatgtaaaccacccttgcttagtttccaatatatctcacaacctccgaggatgcctacaATTAGACgggggtgaaacctcaggagagaatgcttctggaacatggccatacagcccggaaaacacacaacaaccctgtgattccggccatgaccaGACAACCTTCTTGCTCCTCTTTCAGACAAATTATccgctttgagttcccttcagcactgccaaataaaatccagattatcaaagcagataatccacatcatttgCCTTGAACTGAATCATATGAGtttccactgctatataatccagttaaaaccagaaagtctggattttatctggcagtgtaaaaggtgcccgagtttccttgtggagagataaaacagggtataaataaacactatAATCATCTTCCTTCCATCCACtttctatgttttttttctcctgaggggagaaaAAACCttccccctttatttatttacttcttaAAACAGCCCCCCTTCCAGACTGGAAGCCTGCAAGTcaattcctcctttcttttctttcctttgcaaaatGGCCTTCCCCTCCCATTCTTTCCCAATCTTTTCATCGCCCACTTCGCTTCTTTGCTTGGGAATCTCTTATTAATTGAATGGGTTTGCCTTTTCGCCAGGTTTCCCCCTCCTTTATCATTATTTATGGGGTTGGAAAAGTTCCCTTGACATTCGGTTTACAAGTTTGGAGGGCCtgcccccctccttccttccctctccttttgtcccgggaagagagagagagagagacagagagaggcgTCCTGTTGGAAAAGAAGCCCTTTGAAAAGCCCAAACAGGAGAGGCCTggccctcttttttaaaaaggagtgggGGAGAAGGCGGCTGGGTCCCTTTTCAGACCCGCCCTGGGCCTGAATGACtttgtgacattattattattattattttctttttagcgTGAATAAAGTAGTTAGCAGGGCCAATAAAgggctctctctctcattccccaGCGCCTGAGGAACACACTCCTTTAGCGCAAGAGGCAGGCAGGCGAAGCTGCTCCTCCGccgccttttctccctccttcttttgCTGGCCCCCAAATGAGTGTGTCCCTCAAGGCCTGGCCTGGCGGCGTGGGGCTTCCCTGAAGCGCTCCCTCCCGCACAAGAGGCCCTTtgtgcgcctcctcctcctcctcttcctcctcctcctccgggcccCTTTCAAAGCCACTTGGACGCGGACAGGCTTCCCTTTCGCCGCCGAGGCCACTCAAGCGGCATCACTCGCAGCCGCCAAGAGCTGCCTCGATGATGGAGCGATCCGGCCCCCTTCAAAGACCCCGGGAATTAACGCTAATTAACAACGCTCTGTCTGTGAGTGTGATGGAAGAAGaggcgcgcggggggggggggctcttagaTGGAAGCCTGGTCCGGGCTAGACGACCCAAGGGAAACTCCTTCGACACGAGTGGGAGCGGAGCCTCAGGGCCACCAAATCtgctttttgtgtgtcaggagcgacttgagaaaccgcaagtcgcttttggtgtgagagaattggccgtctgctacgacgttcccagatgttttgatgtttttaccatccttgtgggaggcttctcttatgtccccgcgtgcagctggagctgacagagggagctcatccgcgctccccCATTGGATTCGAATAGGCAATcctcaggtcagcaaaccaaccttcaagtctcagtcttgccagcacacgGGACTGCCTCACCAGAACTCTTACCGCGATCCGCAGAAGCTAAGCAGGCccactccttctctccctcctttctttctccctctctcgcCTCCCTTCGCTGCCTAGATGCCTTTCTTCCCCCGGGCCATAAATCTCTCGTGGGAGTGGACTGGAAGACAGGCGAAAGAGGGGCTTTGGACGAATTGCCCATCTCTCATCACTGCGGAGAGTTTGGAAGGCGATTTCGGTCCAAACATTaggatgccattattattattattattattattattattattattattagtagtagtagtagtagtagtagtattagttagtattattattaacgaCAACCCCGGACTGCAAAAAAAAACCCGGTCAGACCTTTCTCGAAGTTAGTTCTTCCGATAACAAGCACTGGAGGTGACGACCATaaggaataaaagaaaataaataaataaacagaacgaTCTCTCGGGAGGCGAAGAAAACAACTTCAAGAAGGGAGGTATCGAGGGGTTGGGGAGAGTGAGTCCACAATTGCAGAGAGGCTCGCTAAGGGTCCCATCTCACGACCCACCATGGGAACGGAATGACACCCGACTGCCTTCAGCCAATGAAAGACCAAAACAGTGACatttccggcccatcccctgttctgatatcagccagcacgccagccaacatacttgcaggaacacctcagcaagcaagagtccaaaagtggcaggctaaaacccggaacctcaatcaatggCTAATACCCGATGAGAAGCTCTCTCCTGGGCAAACAGAAGACTGAGCAACTtgaaaggcgctgaacagactgcgctctggcatcacgagatgcaatgccaaccttaagaaatggggccacaaagtggagtccacgacatgcaagtatggagaagagcaaaccacagaccacctactactaCAGGgcagtctgagctctgccacacgcactatggaggaccttctaatagcaacaccagaagcaaTCCAAGGGGCCAGCTACtattcaaaggacatttagtataatgccaagttttaaacattgcttctgttttaaatatattacaattgtaccctcagttcgcttctgacacgataaatagccATCCCAGAGCAGCACCCGGTCGCTTTGTCGCTCCAGAGAAGTGTTTTTATCTCTCAAACACGTTTGCTGGGTGTGAAAGCCCTCGCGGGGACACCCCCAGAGATCACATGGAGGCactttgggaagggggggggggctaaggcATCCGTGAGAAGATAGGAATCAGGAGATAGGAGTAAAGattgggaagagagagagagaagaagaagagaagacatgatgagggccatgtgaggggaagtcatagggaggagggagcaagtttgttttttgctgccctggagactaggacgcagaacaacggcttcaaactacaggaaaggagattccacctgaacatttggaagaacttccttactatgAGAGAgggatgttcagcagtggaactctctgcccccaagtgtggtggaggctccttctttggaggcttttaagcagaggctggatggccatctgttggggtgctttgaatgtgattctcctgcttcttggcataaaggggttgggctggatggtccacgaggtctcttccaactctaggcttCTATGAATctaggagagaaggagagaagaaaggctAGATCGATGCTTTCATAAATATCGACCCAGCCTTTATTTTCCAATTAACTGTGGAGTAAAGAAATCCCCATTACCCATGTAgcaaccccctcccccttttatTTCTGATCGTTATCTTGTTAGCAGACGCCTCCTCCCGTCCTCAAAGGGGAGGCTTCCACGCTCCACGGGTGGGGTCGCCGCCCTCTCCAAACGGGGCCTCGTCCCTCTATGCCTCCGTGTGAGCgcctcctttgggggaaagaataaAGTCCCCCAGGCCCGTGGGCTGGCCCCAGTCCCACACACTCCCACTCTTCCAGATCCCGGGATGGGAATCACGGGGAGGAGGGCGCTGCCCTAAAGATTAGGAcgggaacaacagcttcaaactacaggaaacacaGGAGATTGTACCCGAACATTAGGAAGGATTTCCTCACTccgaaagctgttcagcagtggaactctctgcctcggagtgtggtggaggctccttcttaggaggcttttaagcagaggctggatggccatctgtccgggtgcattgattttcctgcttcttcgcaGAGTGGGCTTGCCTGGTCCAGGAGGCCTCttcctctatgattctaagcctgTGAGAACGGGGAAATGGAGATGGGGACACGCAAGCCACCAAGCAACACTCAAGGAAAGAAGTGGGccgagtttgttttgtttttttactcagAGAGTCCATCCACTTCCTTAGGAGGGAGACCCCGACAGGGAAAGAATGTTGGACATGTCgaaattatggggggggggggagaccccaGTGAGAAGACGGGGCTAGGCTTGGACGTCGCCCTTGCACACCCAACCCGCCCGCCCGCCTGTGCGTCCAGTCCCCGggggacggaaggaaggaagaccaagaaggaaaggggggggagagggggggaagagggaggggcgGGCGccagccccctcctcctcctcctggagcGCGCGCCAGGCCCCTCCCCCTCTCCGCGGGGCCAATGGCGAAGGAGGGAGGCGCCCACGTGGCCGCGGGAAGCTTCCGAGGCTGGCAAAACGTGAATGAGAAAGAGGAGCGCGATTCAAAGGTCCAGCCGGCGcccgggaggagggagggaaggagcggagaggagaggagaagggaagagagaggggAGCCAGGCAGCCCAGCAGccgaggaagggaggaaagaaggcagCAGCCAGGCAAGAGGAGACGCCACGGAGGGCGGCAGGCCAcgcggagaagaggaggaggaggcggcgcgcGCGGGGCCGGATCCAGATCCCGATCCAGGCGCAGGACAGCCCGCCCCGATGCCTCCGGGCCGCGGCGGAGAGGGAGCCCCGGCGCCGACGACccgctcctcttcctcgcctTCTTCTTCGCCCGCCGCCGGGCCCTGACGcctctctctcgctcgctcgctcgctcgctcggtCTCCTCTCCGCCGCCTCTATGAGTGCAGCCTTCCCACCGTCGCTCATGATGATGCCGCGCCCTCTGGGAAGCAGCGCCGCCGCCACCGCCTTCAGCATAGACTCTCTGATCGGGAGCCCCCCGCCGCCCTCGCCGGGCCACTTCGTCTACACCGGGTACCCCATGTTCATGCCCTACCGGCCCGTGGTGCTGCCGCCCCCTCCGCCGCCCCCGCCTCCGCCGCCCCCTCCGCCGCCGCCCCCCTCGCACGCGCTGCCCGGCCTGCCCTCGGGCTTCTGCTCCAGCCTGGCGCAGGGCATGGCGCTCACCTCCAGCCTCATGGCCGCCCTCCCCGCCTTCGCCACCGCCGCCGCCCCGCAGCacccgcagcagcagcagcaccaggacGCCGCCCGCAAGTTCGCCCCCGGGCCCTTCGAGAAGGCCGGCGGCGGGCAGGGCGAGGGCGACGACGGCACCAAGGCCTTCCTGGCCAAGGAGGGCTCCCTGCTCGCCTTCGCCGCCGCCTCCGAGGCGCTGCAGGCCTCTCTCGGTGAGTGCGGGGTCGCTCTCAGGGATGAAAAACCCATGCAATTGTCCTAGGCCAACATCTAAACTTTCAATGTTATCTAACTGTAAAAACAAGGTTGGTCTTCTTTATAAATATCAGTCAGGAGATGAGGGAGGGGGTCCCAATGGCCATCTCataggggtactttgtgctttttctccacagcagggggttggtctagatggcccgtgtagtctcttccaactctcttattttatgagttggaagagacctcatgggccacccagtccaactccctgccaagaagcagaaaaactgTATTCAAaggaggccatccagcctcagcttaaaagcctccaaagaaggagcctccaccacatataggggcagagagttccactgctgagcagctatctctcacaggaagttcttcctcatgttcaggtgaaatctcctttcctgtagttccaCGCCTTaatcttcagagcagcagaaaacaagcctgctccctcctccctatgattccccctcacatatttatacatggccctcatcatgtctcctctcagccttctcttctgctggctaatcatgcctagctctttcagccgctcctcacagggcttgttctccagacccctgatcattttagttgccctcctctggacactttccagcttgtcaacatctcccttcaactgtggtgcccagaattggacttagtgtgattccaggtgtggtctgaccaaggcagaatagagaggaagcatgacttccctgaatctagacactagactcttatCTATGCGGgccaaaaccccattggcttttttagctgctgcatgacattgttgactCAATGTCTAACTTGTTCCCCATGTTCACGAGgaccccaaggtctttttcacaggttctgctgtcgagccaggcgcccccattctgtatccttgtatttcacttttttctgcctaagtggagtatcttgcatttgtccctgttgaacttcattttgataGTTTGGGCCCATCTCATTGATCTGTGAAGTATCTGAGTCTATGAAAGGTTGCCCCAAGGCAGACCGTTAGGCCAATGGGAAGAGAGGGCCCGGATGGGATGAGGGCTGTGGGACATTCCCGAGCTCAGGCCCCATGTAAACAGAGTGTGTTCCGGGTtttatggccacgttccagaagtattcttctggagagaatacttctggaacatggccatacagcccggccaCAGAGTGTGTTGTGTGCCGGAGCAAAGCCCGTCGGTGGCGCTGCTTCCTCGTTCCTTCTGCCCCACTCTTCTCCATTTGGGGACCGGGCAGCGCCCTGCAAGGGGGCCACAACCCTCTTCCACCACCTTCTAGAAGCTCCGCTGGGCCCTTTTGTGCCCGTTTATCCCAGTATCAAGTTCCGTATCAGTATCCAGAATTGGACTCtgagtctagaccaggcatgggcaaactccagctgttttggacttcaaatcccaccattcctaacagcctcaggccctttccttttccccttcaaccGTTGAAAAGGGAaggactgttaggaatggtgggagttgaagtccaaaacaccttgagggccgaagtttgcccatgcctggtctacactggcaaataatctgggatcagcagCAGCTCCTGAGATATAGGTCAGTGAAGATCCAGTCATCAATTCACATATTTAGGTTCCTCTGTTAGCCATAGGAATTGGCTTTGTGtgtgtgggcggggggggggggggggtccccatCACAGATCAGGCACGCGCTGCCCCACATTTCCGGATTTTAGGCTGTTTTGGAAGTTCAGGGGGAACTTCCAAAACAAACGCCTTTCTCCCCAGAAAGTGCAGCCTGTGGTTCTTGGGAGGCGCGGAGGGAGAAGCACCTGGGTGTTTGTACGAGGGGAGAAGTGACCCTTTGCTgtgttccctccttccttccttcctttcccctttccccgcTTCTTGGTTTCCAGGCGCGGTGCGGGGCCTCCCTgccggagggaaggaggaggccaAGGCGGCGGCGCTGGCGCTGGAGGAGGAGGCCAAGGGCTCCAAGGAGGAGAGTTTCTCCATGGACAGCGACCTGGACTACAGCTCCGACGACAACGGGGCGTCGGCGGCGTCGGCGTCCAAGGAGGAGGAAGGCCCCGGGCTGGGCCTGGAGGAAGGCGGCCCCTCGCCGCACGGGGCCCacggagggggcgggggcggCCCCACCTCGTCGTCCTCCTCGACGGGCAAGAACCGCCGCCGCCGGACGGCCTTCACCAGCGAGCAGCTGCTGGAGCTGGAGAAGGAGTTCCACTGCAAGAAGTACCTCTCGCTGACGGAGCGCTCGCAGATCGCGCATGCGCTCAAGCTCAGCGAGGTCCAGGTCAAGATCTGGTTCCAGAACCGGCGCGCCAAGTGGAAGCGCGTCAAGGCCGGCAACGCCAACTCCAAGACCGGGGAGCCTTCGCGCAACCCCAAGATCGTCGTGCCCATCCCCGTCCACGTCAGCCGCTTCGCCATCCGCAGCCAGCACCAGCAGCTCGAGCAGGCCcggccctgaggggggagggagacCCCGGCCCAGggcagcagcccccccccccttgagcaGACTGCCCGGACTttgtagatatatagatatatatatagagatatattgaaaatgtatgtatgtatgtatgtacgtggAAGGCTGGATCCCAGCTGCGGCCTTTTGACTGTGAGACAGGACCAAAGGAGGCGCCTCTTCCCCGCTGCCCAGGACTGACAGTCCCCTCCCTCCCACTACCTTTTAGCATTATTATGATTGTGTTGTCCAAATCGCtgcgttgctgtgaattttccgggctgtatggccgtgttgcAGAAGCacactctcctgacgtttcgcccacatctatggcaggcatcctcagaggttgtgagctacagtatattggaaactaagcgagggatcatagaatcaagagaggtttatatatctgtggaagaaagaattcttgtctgttggaggccatatAAACCTCCCTatcttagtttccaatatacctcgcaacctcggaggatgcttgccatagatgtgggcaaaacgtcaggagagaatgccatgttccagaagcattctctcccgacgtttcgcctgcatctataacaggcatcctcagaggttctgaggtatataaacctccctttcttagtctccaatatacctcacagcctctgaggatgcctgccataaatgcgggcgaaaacgtcaggagagaatgcttctggaacacggccatactgtCCGGAGAAAACTCACAAAAACCCAATTATTATTGTGtttgtttataccccgctttttctctccacaacgaGACCCGGAGCGGCTCTTGCGTCGCCCTTTTTTTCCCCTTGGAGAGAGAAATCGAGAAGAAAGAAGCCCCAGTTCAGTTGGTGCTGCTGCTACTTCTCCCTTTCTCCCGtgccccttcctcccctcctttcttttcttcctcctccgaGAGACTTCAGGGGCATCCATCCATCCCCCCTCTTCCTCTCCCCCCGCTTTGCCTCCATCtttctatttttttatatataaggaAAAAGCCCGGCTTTCTATTAGATTGGAGTCCCCTTCCCGacgcttgcctgcctgccttgtTTTATGTTTCGGAAATGTGCggttctctctccttcccttccttcctcccttcgccCTTCCTTCCCATACACACCGATTGTGTTGGATTAATTTATTTCCAATGTAGCTgacctttttctccccctttttccttAAGTTATGAGAAACTGGAACGAAACACAGTGatgttgtgaataataataataataaaaagctgaaaaagagacCAACGAAAAAAGGGTTGGAGTGACTACCAATTCGGGgcgcaagagagagagaggagggggacaGGCGCGGGTCCGGACTAAGAGTTGGGGCGGTTTGGAAGCGCATCGCGTTCGGGAATGGGCCTTGGAAGCAGAAAAAAAG
Encoded here:
- the gbx2 gene encoding homeobox protein GBX-2, encoding MSAAFPPSLMMMPRPLGSSAAATAFSIDSLIGSPPPPSPGHFVYTGYPMFMPYRPVVLPPPPPPPPPPPPPPPPPSHALPGLPSGFCSSLAQGMALTSSLMAALPAFATAAAPQHPQQQQHQDAARKFAPGPFEKAGGGQGEGDDGTKAFLAKEGSLLAFAAASEALQASLGAVRGLPAGGKEEAKAAALALEEEAKGSKEESFSMDSDLDYSSDDNGASAASASKEEEGPGLGLEEGGPSPHGAHGGGGGGPTSSSSSTGKNRRRRTAFTSEQLLELEKEFHCKKYLSLTERSQIAHALKLSEVQVKIWFQNRRAKWKRVKAGNANSKTGEPSRNPKIVVPIPVHVSRFAIRSQHQQLEQARP